From a single Rhizobium lusitanum genomic region:
- a CDS encoding acyl-CoA carboxylase subunit beta yields MKEILQELERRRDVARLGGGQVRIDAQHARGKLTARERIDIFLDEGSFEEFDMFVEHRSTDFGMDKTKIAGDGVVTGWGTVNGRTVFLFAKDFTVFGGSLSQAHAEKIMKVQDMALKNRAPIIGIYDAGGARIQEGVAALGGYAEVFQRNVLASGVIPQISVIMGPCAGGDVYSPAMTDFIFMVRDTSYMFVTGPDVVKTVTNETVTSEQLGGASVHTTKSSIADAAYDNDIDTLMQVRRLIDFLPQSNTAALPEIECYQSVTDPDTSLDTLIPANANKPYDIKELILKVADEGDFFEIQASFAKNIVCGFGRIEGATVGFVANQPMVLAGVLDSDASRKAARFVRFCDCFNIPIVTFVDVPGFLPGTAQEYGGLIKHGAKLLFAYAEATVPKLTVITRKAYGGAYDVMASKHLRGDLNYAWPTAQIAVMGAKGAVEIIFRKDIADPEKIAAHTKMYEDRFLSPFVAAERGYIDEVIKPHSTRRRLAQGLRMLRNKDLTNPWKKHDNIPL; encoded by the coding sequence ATGAAAGAGATCCTGCAGGAACTGGAACGTCGCCGGGATGTCGCAAGGCTCGGAGGCGGGCAGGTGCGTATCGACGCGCAGCATGCACGTGGCAAGCTGACGGCGCGCGAACGGATCGACATCTTTCTCGATGAAGGCTCCTTCGAGGAATTCGACATGTTCGTCGAGCATCGCTCGACCGATTTCGGCATGGACAAGACGAAGATCGCCGGCGACGGCGTCGTCACCGGCTGGGGTACGGTCAATGGCCGCACCGTTTTCCTCTTCGCCAAGGATTTCACGGTTTTCGGCGGCTCGCTATCGCAGGCGCACGCCGAGAAGATCATGAAGGTCCAGGATATGGCGCTGAAGAACCGCGCGCCGATCATCGGTATCTATGATGCTGGCGGCGCGCGCATCCAGGAGGGCGTGGCGGCGCTTGGCGGCTATGCCGAGGTGTTCCAGCGCAATGTGCTCGCCTCCGGCGTCATCCCGCAGATTTCTGTCATCATGGGGCCTTGCGCGGGCGGCGACGTCTATTCGCCGGCGATGACCGACTTCATCTTCATGGTGCGCGACACCTCCTATATGTTCGTGACCGGCCCGGATGTGGTGAAGACTGTCACCAACGAGACCGTGACATCAGAGCAGCTGGGTGGTGCCTCGGTGCATACGACCAAATCCTCGATTGCCGACGCCGCCTACGACAACGACATCGATACTCTGATGCAGGTACGCCGGCTTATCGATTTTCTGCCGCAGTCAAATACTGCCGCTCTCCCGGAGATCGAGTGCTACCAATCGGTCACCGATCCAGACACGTCGCTCGACACGCTGATTCCCGCCAACGCCAACAAGCCCTATGACATCAAGGAGCTGATCCTGAAGGTGGCGGACGAGGGGGATTTCTTCGAGATTCAGGCGAGCTTTGCCAAGAACATCGTCTGCGGCTTTGGCCGGATCGAGGGGGCGACGGTCGGTTTCGTCGCAAACCAGCCGATGGTGCTTGCCGGTGTGCTTGATAGCGACGCCTCGCGCAAGGCGGCGCGTTTCGTGCGCTTCTGCGATTGCTTCAATATCCCGATTGTTACCTTCGTCGACGTCCCCGGCTTCCTGCCGGGCACCGCGCAGGAATATGGCGGGCTGATCAAGCACGGCGCCAAACTGCTCTTTGCCTATGCCGAGGCCACCGTACCGAAGCTTACCGTCATCACCCGCAAGGCCTACGGCGGCGCCTACGACGTCATGGCCTCGAAACATCTGCGAGGCGATCTCAACTATGCCTGGCCGACGGCCCAGATCGCCGTCATGGGCGCCAAGGGCGCGGTGGAGATCATCTTCCGCAAGGATATAGCCGATCCGGAGAAGATTGCGGCGCATACGAAGATGTACGAAGACCGTTTCCTGTCACCCTTCGTCGCCGCAGAGCGCGGCTATATCGACGAGGTGATCAAGCCACACTCGACGCGGCGCCGGCTGGCACAGGGGCTGCGAATGCTGCGGAACAAAGATCTGACCAATCCATGGAAGAAGCACGACAACATTCCACTTTAG
- the fghA gene encoding S-formylglutathione hydrolase → MNIISQNTAFGGMQGVFMHESEACQSEMTFAVFVPPQAITQPCPVVWYLSGLTCTHANVMEKGEYRRMAAELGLIIVCPDTSPRGNDVPDELTNWQMGKGAGFYLDATEEPWSENYKMYTYITEELPALVSEQFRADMSRQGIFGHSMGGHGAMTIALKNPDRFKSCSAFAPIVQPSTADWSAPALEKYLGADKAAWRKYDACALVEDGARFPEFLIDQGKADSFLETGLRPWLFEEAIKGTGIDLTLRMRERYDHSYYFISSFMDDHLKWHAERLA, encoded by the coding sequence TTGAATATCATTTCCCAGAACACCGCCTTTGGCGGCATGCAGGGCGTCTTCATGCATGAATCCGAGGCCTGCCAGAGCGAGATGACCTTCGCGGTCTTCGTGCCGCCGCAGGCGATCACACAGCCCTGCCCGGTCGTCTGGTATCTCTCCGGTCTTACCTGCACCCATGCCAACGTCATGGAAAAAGGCGAATATCGCCGCATGGCGGCCGAGCTTGGCTTGATTATCGTCTGCCCGGACACCAGCCCGCGCGGCAACGACGTGCCCGATGAGCTGACCAACTGGCAGATGGGCAAAGGTGCCGGCTTCTATCTCGACGCCACCGAGGAGCCGTGGTCCGAGAACTACAAGATGTACACATACATCACCGAGGAATTGCCCGCCTTGGTCAGCGAACAATTCCGAGCCGACATGAGCAGGCAGGGCATTTTCGGCCACTCCATGGGCGGTCACGGCGCCATGACCATCGCACTGAAGAATCCGGATCGCTTCAAGAGCTGCTCCGCCTTCGCACCGATCGTCCAACCCTCGACCGCCGATTGGTCGGCACCGGCCCTGGAGAAGTATCTTGGAGCCGACAAGGCCGCTTGGCGGAAATACGATGCTTGCGCGCTTGTCGAGGACGGTGCCCGATTCCCGGAATTCCTGATCGACCAGGGTAAGGCCGATAGTTTCCTGGAAACCGGCCTGCGCCCCTGGCTGTTCGAAGAGGCGATCAAGGGCACCGGCATCGATCTCACGCTGCGCATGCGCGAGCGCTACGATCACTCCTACTACTTCATTTCCAGCTTCATGGACGATCATCTGAAGTGGCATGCTGAACGGCTTGCATGA
- a CDS encoding ATP12 family chaperone protein — protein MRDLLNDLSEGLSHPDPIRRAQIQMSKPLPKRFYKDVGIREGEDGHVIELDGKVVKTPARRSLAVPTEALAKLVAAEWARQVDVINPTVMPVTRLVNTALDGVATDPQAVFEDILRFSSSDLLCYRADQPELLVERQSERWDPLIDWAANELGARFILAEGVMHQEQPREAIAAFAVTLRKYDTPLELASLHTITTLTGSAILALAFAEGQLPLADIWSLAHLDEDWTIEQWGHDEEADKRRAQRFEEFQAATDVFSALRN, from the coding sequence ATGCGCGACCTGTTGAACGACCTTTCCGAAGGCCTGAGCCATCCCGACCCGATCCGCCGGGCGCAGATCCAGATGAGCAAGCCTTTGCCCAAGCGCTTCTACAAGGATGTAGGCATCCGCGAGGGCGAGGACGGCCATGTGATCGAACTCGACGGCAAGGTGGTGAAGACGCCCGCGCGCCGGTCGCTTGCTGTGCCGACCGAGGCACTGGCGAAGCTGGTGGCGGCCGAATGGGCACGGCAGGTAGATGTTATAAACCCTACCGTCATGCCGGTGACGCGCTTGGTCAATACCGCGCTGGATGGCGTGGCGACCGATCCGCAGGCGGTGTTCGAGGACATCCTGCGCTTTTCCTCCAGCGACCTGCTCTGCTATCGGGCCGATCAGCCGGAATTGCTGGTGGAGCGGCAATCGGAGCGGTGGGATCCGCTGATCGATTGGGCAGCGAATGAACTTGGTGCCCGCTTCATCCTGGCGGAAGGCGTCATGCATCAGGAGCAGCCGCGCGAGGCGATCGCCGCCTTCGCCGTGACGCTGCGCAAATACGATACGCCGCTGGAACTCGCCAGCCTACACACGATCACCACGCTAACCGGTTCGGCAATCCTGGCGCTTGCCTTTGCCGAGGGACAGCTGCCTCTCGCCGACATATGGTCGCTGGCTCATCTCGATGAAGACTGGACGATCGAACAGTGGGGGCATGACGAAGAGGCCGACAAGCGCCGCGCACAGCGCTTCGAAGAATTTCAGGCGGCAACGGATGTATTTTCTGCGCTTCGCAATTGA
- the gcvT gene encoding glycine cleavage system aminomethyltransferase GcvT, producing MDETAATKKTPLHALHLSLGARMVPFAGYDMPVQYPAGVMKEHLWTRASAGLFDVSHMGQVTIRARSGKYEDAALALESLVPVDILGLAEGRQRYGFFTDDNGGILDDLMITHMDDYLFVVVNASCKDEDIKHLQDHIGDTCEITLLDRALIALQGPRAVSVLAELWADLAYMKFMDVRHCRLHDVSCLVSRSGYSGEDGFEISVPADKAEDIAKRLLEHPDVQPIGLGARDSLRLEAGLCLYGNDIDQTTTPVEAALEWGMQKARKTGGVRAGGFPGSARILDELDNGASRRRVGLKPEGKAPVRGHAKLYADAEGKTEIGEVTSGGFGPSVESPVAMGYVPVSCAAPGTPVYAEVRGKFLPVTVSALPFITPTYKR from the coding sequence TTGGACGAGACCGCTGCCACCAAGAAGACCCCGCTTCACGCCCTGCATCTGTCGCTCGGAGCCCGCATGGTGCCGTTCGCCGGCTATGACATGCCGGTGCAATATCCCGCCGGCGTGATGAAGGAGCATCTCTGGACCCGCGCGTCCGCTGGCCTGTTCGACGTTTCGCATATGGGCCAGGTGACGATCCGCGCCCGCTCCGGCAAATATGAGGATGCGGCGCTGGCGCTGGAAAGCCTCGTGCCGGTCGATATTCTTGGCCTTGCCGAGGGCCGTCAGCGCTACGGTTTCTTCACCGACGACAATGGCGGCATCCTCGACGACCTGATGATCACCCATATGGACGACTATCTCTTCGTCGTCGTCAATGCTTCTTGCAAAGATGAAGATATCAAGCATCTTCAAGATCATATCGGCGATACCTGTGAAATCACTTTATTGGATCGCGCCCTGATCGCCTTGCAGGGACCGCGTGCCGTCTCCGTCCTCGCCGAACTATGGGCCGATCTCGCCTATATGAAATTCATGGATGTGCGCCATTGCCGCCTGCACGACGTTTCCTGTCTGGTCTCGCGCTCAGGCTACAGCGGCGAAGATGGTTTTGAAATTTCAGTACCGGCCGACAAGGCCGAGGACATTGCCAAACGGCTGCTCGAGCACCCCGATGTCCAGCCGATTGGCCTGGGCGCCCGCGATTCCCTGCGTCTCGAAGCCGGGCTCTGCCTGTACGGCAACGACATCGACCAGACGACGACACCGGTCGAAGCCGCCCTGGAATGGGGTATGCAGAAAGCCCGCAAAACCGGTGGCGTCCGTGCCGGCGGTTTTCCTGGCAGCGCGCGCATCCTTGACGAACTCGATAATGGCGCGTCGCGCCGCCGCGTCGGCCTGAAGCCGGAAGGCAAGGCCCCGGTTCGCGGTCACGCAAAGCTTTATGCCGATGCCGAGGGCAAGACCGAGATCGGCGAAGTCACCTCTGGTGGCTTCGGCCCGAGTGTCGAGAGCCCTGTGGCCATGGGCTACGTGCCCGTCAGCTGCGCCGCGCCCGGTACGCCGGTCTACGCAGAAGTGCGCGGCAAGTTCCTGCCCGTCACGGTTTCTGCCCTGCCTTTCATCACCCCGACCTACAAACGCTAA
- a CDS encoding DoxX family protein, translated as MALSDRLNQYQPYALTALRIMTGLLFTAHGTQKLLGFPAGGQFSSPLPTLILIQGILELVGGLAIVVGFLTRPVAFILCGNMAVAYFMAHYPKDFFPVNNGGDGAILYCFVFLFLIFAGPGLLAIDNRKK; from the coding sequence ATGGCGCTTTCCGATCGGCTGAATCAATATCAGCCTTATGCACTCACAGCACTACGCATCATGACCGGGCTCTTGTTTACGGCACATGGCACGCAGAAGCTTCTCGGCTTTCCGGCCGGCGGTCAATTCTCAAGCCCACTACCGACCTTGATCTTGATTCAAGGCATTCTCGAACTCGTCGGTGGATTGGCAATCGTCGTTGGCTTCCTTACCCGTCCTGTCGCATTCATTCTCTGCGGCAACATGGCTGTCGCCTATTTCATGGCGCATTATCCAAAGGACTTTTTCCCGGTCAACAATGGCGGCGACGGAGCCATCCTTTACTGCTTCGTCTTCCTGTTCCTGATCTTCGCGGGTCCCGGCCTCCTGGCCATCGACAATCGCAAGAAGTAA
- a CDS encoding RluA family pseudouridine synthase, producing the protein MAGIEHIEVEPDEAGMRLDRWFKVHFPGLGFGQLQKLMRSGQVRVDGGRVKTDARVQPGQVVRVPPLDVDAKGPKSGPIASKDLKHSSDSDLLSRMLLHEDEKVFVLNKPAGLAVQGGSGLNRHLDKMLEAWTSKKGEKPRLVHRLDRDTSGVLVVARTRGAAQKLATAFRERDTKKTYWALVKGVPRKHEDKISTWLVKEATPDGDRMRIAKHGEDGADHAITYYRVLEMAAQSLAWLEMEPYTGRTHQLRVHALHMGHPIIGDPKYFDDDHNWDFPGGVQKRLHLHARHIDIPHPDGGRLRVTAPMPPHMVQTWNLLGLDMASAGEPDDE; encoded by the coding sequence ATGGCCGGGATTGAGCATATAGAGGTCGAGCCTGACGAGGCCGGCATGCGCCTCGACCGCTGGTTCAAGGTGCACTTCCCTGGGCTAGGCTTCGGGCAGTTGCAGAAGTTGATGCGTTCCGGTCAGGTGCGTGTCGACGGCGGTCGCGTGAAGACAGATGCGCGCGTGCAGCCAGGACAGGTTGTGCGGGTGCCGCCGCTGGACGTCGATGCAAAGGGACCGAAGAGCGGTCCCATCGCCAGCAAGGATCTGAAGCATTCAAGCGATTCCGATCTTCTATCGCGCATGCTGCTGCATGAAGACGAGAAGGTCTTCGTCCTGAACAAGCCGGCCGGCCTTGCAGTGCAGGGCGGCTCCGGTCTCAATCGTCATCTCGACAAGATGCTTGAGGCATGGACGAGCAAGAAGGGCGAGAAGCCGCGCCTGGTGCATCGTCTCGACCGCGACACGTCCGGCGTCCTCGTTGTTGCCCGCACGCGCGGCGCAGCACAGAAGCTGGCGACCGCCTTCCGCGAACGCGACACCAAGAAGACCTATTGGGCGCTGGTGAAGGGCGTGCCGCGTAAGCACGAAGACAAGATCTCGACCTGGCTGGTCAAGGAAGCCACCCCCGATGGTGACCGCATGCGCATCGCCAAGCATGGCGAAGATGGCGCCGATCACGCGATTACCTACTATCGCGTGCTCGAAATGGCAGCGCAGAGCCTCGCCTGGCTGGAGATGGAGCCCTATACCGGTCGTACGCACCAGCTGCGCGTTCACGCGCTGCACATGGGCCATCCGATCATCGGCGACCCAAAATATTTCGACGACGATCATAACTGGGATTTTCCGGGCGGTGTTCAGAAGCGGCTGCATCTGCACGCCCGCCATATCGATATTCCGCATCCGGATGGCGGCCGCCTGCGCGTCACCGCGCCAATGCCGCCGCATATGGTGCAGACCTGGAACCTTCTCGGCCTTGACATGGCATCCGCAGGGGAGCCGGACGACGAATGA
- the gcvH gene encoding glycine cleavage system protein GcvH, translated as MLKFTEEHEWLNIEGDVATVGITAHAAGQLGDLVFVELPDVGAVFSKGDDAATVESVKAASEVYCPLDGEITEINEAITADPELVNSDPTGAGWFFKLKLKNVADADGLLDESGYKELIG; from the coding sequence ATGCTGAAATTTACCGAAGAACATGAGTGGCTGAACATCGAAGGCGACGTCGCGACTGTCGGGATCACAGCACATGCTGCCGGACAACTCGGCGATCTCGTATTTGTGGAACTGCCCGACGTCGGCGCCGTCTTTTCGAAGGGCGACGATGCGGCAACCGTCGAATCCGTCAAGGCGGCTTCCGAAGTCTATTGTCCACTTGATGGCGAGATCACCGAAATCAACGAAGCCATCACCGCCGACCCGGAGCTCGTCAATTCCGACCCGACGGGTGCCGGCTGGTTCTTCAAACTGAAATTGAAGAATGTCGCCGATGCCGATGGTTTACTTGATGAATCCGGTTACAAGGAGTTGATCGGATAA
- a CDS encoding S-(hydroxymethyl)glutathione dehydrogenase/class III alcohol dehydrogenase, which produces MDVRAAVAVQAGKPLEVMTVQLEGPRAGEVLIEVKATGICHTDDFTLSGADPEGLFPAILGHEGAGIVVDVGPGVTSVKKGDHVIPLYTPECRECYSCLSRKTNLCTSIRATQGQGLMPDGTSRFSIGKDKIHHYMGCSTFANYTVLPEIALAKVNPDAPFDKICYIGCGVTTGIGAVINTAKVEIGSTAIVFGLGGIGLNVLQGLRLAGADMIIGVDINNDRKEWGEKFGMTHFVNPKDVGDDIVPYLVNLTKRNGDLIGGADYTFDCTGNTKVMRQALEASHRGWGKSVIIGVAGAGQEISTRPFQLVTGRNWMGTAFGGARGRTDVPKIVDWYMEGKIQIDPMITHTMPLEDINKGFELMHSGESIRGVVVY; this is translated from the coding sequence ATGGACGTACGCGCCGCCGTAGCCGTTCAGGCAGGTAAACCGCTCGAAGTCATGACCGTGCAGCTCGAGGGCCCAAGAGCCGGCGAAGTGCTGATCGAAGTCAAGGCAACCGGCATTTGCCATACCGACGACTTCACGCTGTCGGGTGCCGATCCGGAGGGCCTGTTCCCGGCGATCCTCGGTCACGAGGGTGCGGGCATTGTCGTTGACGTTGGCCCGGGCGTGACCTCGGTGAAGAAGGGCGATCACGTCATTCCGCTTTACACGCCGGAGTGCCGCGAGTGCTATTCCTGCCTGTCGCGCAAGACCAACCTCTGCACCTCGATCCGCGCCACCCAGGGCCAGGGTCTGATGCCCGATGGCACCTCGCGCTTCTCCATCGGCAAGGACAAGATTCACCATTATATGGGCTGCTCGACCTTCGCCAACTACACGGTCCTGCCCGAGATCGCGCTTGCCAAGGTCAATCCTGACGCGCCCTTCGACAAGATCTGCTACATCGGCTGCGGCGTCACCACGGGCATCGGCGCGGTCATCAACACCGCCAAGGTCGAAATTGGCTCGACCGCGATCGTCTTCGGTCTCGGCGGCATCGGTCTCAACGTGCTTCAGGGCCTGCGCCTTGCCGGGGCCGACATGATTATCGGCGTCGATATCAACAATGATCGCAAGGAATGGGGCGAGAAATTCGGCATGACGCATTTCGTCAATCCGAAGGATGTCGGTGACGACATCGTGCCTTACCTCGTCAACCTGACGAAGCGCAACGGTGACCTAATCGGCGGCGCCGACTACACGTTCGACTGCACGGGCAACACCAAGGTCATGCGTCAGGCGCTGGAAGCCTCGCATCGCGGCTGGGGCAAGTCCGTTATCATCGGCGTCGCCGGTGCTGGCCAGGAAATCTCCACCCGTCCGTTCCAGCTGGTCACCGGTCGCAACTGGATGGGTACTGCCTTCGGCGGCGCGCGTGGCCGCACCGATGTGCCGAAGATTGTCGACTGGTACATGGAAGGCAAGATCCAGATCGATCCGATGATCACCCACACCATGCCGCTCGAAGACATCAACAAAGGCTTTGAGCTGATGCATTCCGGTGAAAGCATTCGGGGCGTGGTGGTTTACTAA
- the sugE gene encoding quaternary ammonium compound efflux SMR transporter SugE, whose translation MAWFLLFLAGLFEIGWAVGLKYTDGFTRPMPTILTVISMVISIVLLGLAVKTLPMGTAYAVWTGIGTVGTVLLGIWLLGDPATLVRLFCIGLIVAGIAGLKFAA comes from the coding sequence ATGGCTTGGTTTCTGCTTTTCCTCGCAGGTCTGTTTGAAATCGGTTGGGCCGTCGGCCTGAAATACACGGATGGCTTCACCCGACCGATGCCGACAATCCTCACTGTCATCTCGATGGTCATCAGCATTGTATTACTGGGTCTGGCGGTGAAGACTTTGCCGATGGGCACGGCTTACGCCGTCTGGACCGGCATCGGTACGGTCGGCACCGTCCTGCTCGGCATCTGGTTGCTGGGCGATCCCGCAACCCTCGTTCGCCTGTTCTGCATCGGCCTGATCGTAGCTGGCATTGCCGGGCTCAAGTTCGCTGCCTAA
- a CDS encoding copper chaperone PCu(A)C, whose translation MMNRNYAATLLMSACVLSFSATAVMAQQSNDTNSMHGMHMDAGKAPAGSATAKLGDLDISGGYVRAMLPGQPVGGGYITIHNGGKSDDKLTSVTSPQAGKVELHQMKMEGEIMKMREMKEGIAIPAGATVTLSPSGMHMMFKQVKTPFKQGGTVPVMLMFENAGMVDISLPVVAPNAN comes from the coding sequence ATGATGAACCGTAATTATGCCGCCACATTGCTGATGTCGGCGTGTGTGCTTTCGTTTTCGGCTACGGCCGTCATGGCACAACAAAGCAACGATACCAATAGCATGCACGGGATGCACATGGATGCGGGCAAAGCGCCAGCCGGGTCGGCGACGGCCAAGCTCGGCGATCTGGACATCAGCGGCGGCTATGTCCGCGCTATGTTGCCGGGCCAGCCTGTCGGCGGCGGTTACATCACCATCCACAATGGCGGCAAGAGCGACGACAAGCTTACCTCCGTCACATCGCCGCAAGCAGGCAAGGTCGAATTGCATCAGATGAAGATGGAGGGCGAGATCATGAAGATGCGCGAAATGAAGGAAGGTATAGCCATCCCCGCCGGCGCAACCGTGACCCTCTCACCAAGCGGCATGCATATGATGTTCAAGCAGGTGAAGACGCCGTTCAAGCAGGGCGGCACAGTGCCGGTCATGCTGATGTTCGAAAATGCCGGGATGGTCGATATCAGCTTGCCCGTCGTTGCGCCGAACGCAAACTGA
- a CDS encoding YaiI/YqxD family protein: MIYVDADACPVKPEILKVAERHGIEVTLVANSGLRPSRDPMVKNIIVSSAFDAADNWIAEHAGPGDIVITADVPLAGRCVATGALVTGPTGRIFDVANIGMATAMRDLGAHLRETGESKGYNAAFSPRDRSAFLETFDRLCRRAKAHNSSGDQS, encoded by the coding sequence ATGATTTACGTCGATGCCGATGCCTGCCCGGTCAAGCCGGAGATTCTGAAAGTTGCCGAGCGCCACGGCATCGAGGTGACGCTTGTCGCCAATTCCGGTCTCAGGCCGTCGCGGGATCCGATGGTGAAGAATATCATCGTCTCTAGCGCTTTTGACGCCGCCGACAATTGGATTGCCGAGCACGCCGGTCCCGGCGATATCGTCATAACCGCCGATGTGCCGCTCGCTGGGCGCTGTGTCGCCACCGGCGCGCTGGTGACCGGGCCGACCGGCCGCATCTTCGATGTCGCCAATATCGGCATGGCCACCGCGATGCGCGATCTCGGCGCGCATCTGCGCGAAACCGGCGAAAGCAAGGGCTACAACGCCGCCTTTTCGCCGCGCGACCGCTCGGCCTTTCTTGAAACATTCGACCGGCTCTGCCGGCGGGCAAAAGCCCACAATTCGTCTGGAGACCAGTCTTGA
- a CDS encoding HAD-IA family hydrolase has product MSLVLFDCDGTLVDSARLIHEVMARTFVDFGHKRPDVASTKSIIGLTLDIAIARMQGKPHVDDEAIAMTAHYKAIYPGVRDEADMQTPLFDGIKPLIETLAARDGLLLGAVTGKSRRGLTYILEVNGFTPYFVVSRTADDCPSKPHPAMVTECCEETGTDPHDTIVIGDAIYDMQMAKAAGATAIGVAWGYASVEELLAAGADAIAHHPNDLLSHIL; this is encoded by the coding sequence ATGAGCCTCGTTCTTTTCGATTGCGACGGGACGCTGGTGGACAGCGCGCGGCTGATCCATGAGGTCATGGCGCGCACCTTTGTCGACTTTGGTCATAAGCGCCCGGATGTTGCCTCGACCAAATCGATCATCGGCTTGACGCTCGACATCGCGATTGCCCGCATGCAGGGCAAGCCGCATGTCGACGACGAGGCGATCGCCATGACGGCGCATTACAAGGCAATCTATCCCGGCGTGCGCGACGAGGCGGATATGCAGACGCCGCTATTTGACGGTATCAAGCCGCTGATCGAGACGCTGGCCGCCCGCGATGGACTGCTGCTCGGTGCGGTCACGGGCAAGTCGCGCCGCGGGCTGACTTACATTCTCGAGGTGAATGGTTTTACGCCTTATTTCGTCGTCTCGCGCACGGCCGACGATTGCCCTTCGAAGCCGCATCCGGCAATGGTGACGGAATGCTGCGAAGAGACGGGCACGGATCCGCATGATACCATTGTCATCGGCGATGCTATCTATGACATGCAGATGGCGAAGGCGGCGGGTGCGACCGCGATCGGGGTCGCCTGGGGTTATGCCTCGGTGGAGGAGCTGCTGGCCGCCGGTGCCGATGCAATTGCCCATCATCCGAACGACCTGTTGAGCCATATTCTCTGA